The following coding sequences are from one Salvia hispanica cultivar TCC Black 2014 chromosome 3, UniMelb_Shisp_WGS_1.0, whole genome shotgun sequence window:
- the LOC125212567 gene encoding squamosa promoter-binding-like protein 1 — MEAGIGGEAQLYYGIPSDLRAVSKRSLEWDPSEWRWDGDLFIATPLNGAASNYQSKQLFPLETGISATRASSNTSSSYSDELQRDTRDLEKKRRADAVENSNLADLTLDLGGRGFATAGNGEAAAGKKTKLAGAVCQVEDCGADLSKAKDYHRRHKVCQMHSKASKALVGNQMQRFCQQCSRFHALQEFDEGKRSCRRRLAGHNKRRRKTQTDNISNTNPVDNNQTSSYLLMSILKILSSMHSNRSNHRDDQDLLSHLLQGLASQGSLHWERNISAHLQESPDLLNNLASVGKSELVSMLSNGSPGQTSREEHCRTLGDEMPQKNVELHATSQRPGIVLHTEAGSQYVQGLETSGGGCKLNNFDLNDIYVDSDDGTDEMERSTAPQGLGVVTVGCPSWVQQESHQSSPPQTSGNSDSASAQSPSSSSGEAQSHTDRIVFKLFGKEPSDFPIVLRSQIFDWLSNSPSDIESYIRPGCVILTIYLRQSESAWEELYCDLSSSLSRLLNFSDDVNFWSTGWIYARVQNQMAFVQNGQVVVNTSLPLATDSFSSILSIRPIAVVSSGQAQFNVKGINLSRPSSRLLCALEGNYLETDCESMEHVDSLEHVQCLKFSCSIPSVTGRGFIEVEDHGVSSSYYPFIISEENVCAEICMLEKEIELIEEDHLQRGMGRITARSQAMEFIHEMGWLLHKYQLKSRYGNEESNLEFFPFERFKCLVEFSMEREWCSVVNKLLEILFSGTVSAEEKPFLKFAMSEMSLLHRAVRKNSRSLVAMLLRYVPEKIADELSSEYGSLVGGYLFRPDVAGPGGLTPLHVAAGRDGSEDILDALTDDPGKVGIDAWKSALDSTGFTPENYARLRGHYSYIHLVQRKMNKKAPSGHVVVDISDTLSESSVNQKPNTTAAIFEIAGRSQAKPCGVCAQNLAYRSGSRTLLYRPTMLSMLAIAAVCVCVALLFKSSPRVLFVFRPFSWEMLEYGSS; from the exons ATGGAAGCCGGAATCGGTGGCGAAGCTCAGCTCTATTACGGAATTCCATCCGATTTGCGCGCGGTGAGTAAGCGGAGCTTGGAATGGGATCCGAGCGAGTGGAGATGGGATGGAGACCTCTTCATTGCTACGCCGCTCAACGGTGCCGCCTCTAATTATCAGAGCAAGCAGCTTTTCCCCCTCGAGACTGGAATTTCCGCAACTCGAGCTTCCTCCAACACTTCCTCGTCGTATTCGGACGAATTGCAGCGAGATACTAgggatttggagaagaagagacGAGCTGATGCGGTCGAGAACAGTAACTTGGCCGATTTGACTCTGGACCTCGGCGGCCGCGGTTTCGCGACGGCCGGGAATGGGGAAGCAGCTGCGGGGAAGAAGACGAAGTTAGCTGGAGCTGTCTGTCAGGTTGAGGACTGCGGCGCCGATTTGAGTAAGGCGAAAGATTATCATAGACGGCATAAAGTCTGCCAGATGCACTCCAAGGCTAGCAAGGCACTCGTGGGGAATCAAATGCAGCGTTTCTGCCAGCAGTGCAGCAG GTTTCATGCACTCCAAGAGTTTGACGAGGGAAAGAGAAGTTGTCGCCGGCGCTTGGCTGGCCACAATAAGAGGAGGAGGAAAACACAAACTGACAATATCAGTAATACCAATCCTGTGGATAACAACCAGACGAGCAGTTACTTGTTGATGAGCATACTGAAGATCCTATCCAGCATGCACT CTAATAGGTCGAACCACAGAGATGATCAGGATCTCCTGTCTCATCTTCTTCAAGGTCTTGCCAGTCAGGGATCCCTCCACTGGGAAAGAAACATATCTGCACATCTCCAAGAGTCTCCAGATTTGTTGAATAATTTGGCTTCAGTTGGGAAGTCCGAGTTAGTATCTATGTTGTCAAATGGCTCTCCAGGGCAAACATCTAGAGAAGAGCATTGCAGAACACTTGGTGATGAAATGCCACAGAAAAATGTCGAATTACATGCCACATCTCAGAGGCCAGGCATTGTTCTGCACACAGAAGCTGGTTCTCAGTACGTTCAAGGGCTGGAGACTTCTGGTGGAGGATGCAAACtgaataattttgatttgaatgaCATTTATGTTGATTCGGATGATGGAACGGATGAAATGGAAAGATCAACCGCTCCACAGGGTCTAGGTGTCGTTACTGTTGGGTGCCCTTCATGGGTGCAGCAAGAATCGCATCAATCAAGTCCTCCTCAGACTAGCGGAAATTCGGACTCTGCATCTGCTCAGTCCCCATCCAGTTCCAGTGGGGAGGCTCAG AGCCACACAGATCGCATTGTGTTCAAGCTATTTGGAAAAGAACCTAGTGACTTTCCCATTGTTTTGCGATCACAG atttttgaTTGGTTATCCAACAGTCCTTCTGATATAGAGAGCTACATCAGACCAGGTTGTGtcattttaactatatatCTTCGCCAATCCGAGTCTGCATGGGAAGAG CTCTATTGTGACCTGAGCTCCAGTCTGAGTAGGCTGCTGAATTTCTCTGATGATGTCAATTTTTGGAGTACTGGATGGATCTATGCAAGGGTGCAGAACCAGATGGCATTTGTCCAAAATG GTCAGGTAGTTGTCAATACATCTTTGCCTCTTGCGACTGATAGCTTTAGCTCAATTCTGAGCATCAGACCCATTGCTGTGGTATCATCTGGGCAAGCCCAATTCAACGTCAAAGGCATCAACTTATCCCGACCTTCCTCTAG GTTACTCTGTGCACTGGAAGGAAACTATCTGGAAACTGATTGTGAGTCGATGGAACATGTTGATTCACTTGAACATGTTCAATGTCTCAAGTTTTCCTGTTCGATTCCCTCTGTTACTGGAAGAGGCTTTATAGAG GTCGAAGATCATGGAGTTAGTAGCAGCTACTATCCCTTCATAATTTCTGAGGAAAATGTTTGTGCTGAGATTTGTATGCTAGAGAAAGAGATAGAACTGATAGAAGAAGACCATTTACAGAGAGGAATGGGGAGAATTACTGCAAGAAGCCAAGCCATGGAGTTTATACATGAAATGGGGTGGCTTCTCCACAAATATCAGTTGAAGTCCCGGTATGGAAATGAAGAGTCTAACTTggaatttttcccttttgaaCGGTTCAAGTGTCTTGTGGAGTTTTCAATGGAGCGTGAATGGTGTTCTGTCGTAAATAAGCTCCTAGAGATCTTATTTTCTGGAACAGTGAGTGCCGAAGAGAAACCTTTCTTGAAGTTTGCTATGTCTGAAATGAGTCTGCTCCACCGAGCTGTGCGGAAAAATTCAAGATCTCTAGTGGCGATGCTGTTGAGATATGTTCCAGAAAAAATAGCAGATGAGCTGAGTTCGGAGTATGGATCCCTCGTTGGTGGTTATTTGTTTAGACCCGATGTTGCTGGACCTGGAGGTCTGACACCTCTTCATGTAGCTGCTGGTAGGGATGGATCTGAGGATATATTGGATGCTTTGACTGATGATCCTGGAAAG GTGGGAATTGATGCTTGGAAGAGCGCCCTCGACAGCACAGGATTCACACCAGAGAATTATGCCCGGCTGCGAGGACACTATTCTTATATCCACCTCGTCCAGAGAAAAATGAACAAGAAAGCACCCTCCGGGCATGTTGTTGTGGACATATCTGACACTCTCTCCGAGAGCAGCGTCAACCAGAAACCCAACACCACTGCTGCCATCTTTGAGATTGCAGGAAGGTCGCAAGCGAAACCATGTGGTGTCTGTGCCCAAAACCTCGCCTACAGAAGTGGCAGCCGGACTCTGCTCTACAGGCCCACGATGCTCTCCATGCTGGCCATTGCCGCGGTCTGTGTGTGTGTCGCCCTTCTTTTCAAGAGCTCACCGCGCGTTCTGTTCGTGTTCCGCCCCTTCAGTTGGGAAATGTTGGAGTATGGTTCTAGCTGA
- the LOC125214470 gene encoding pto-interacting protein 1-like codes for MSCFGCCGDDEINRNADGGGPYPVKTAAGHAGNYHPTEATSKDQAVKIQPIAVPSIPVDELKEVTSNFSTDSLIGEGSYGRVYYGILTNGRAAAIKKLDASKQPDDEFLAQVSMVSRLKHENFVELLGYSVDGNQRVLAYEFASNGSLHDILHGRKGVKGAQPGPLLSWAQRVKIAVGSAKGLEYLHEKAHPHIVHRDIKSSNVLIFDEDVAKIADFDLSNQAPDMAARLHSTRVLGTFGYHAPEYAMTGQLNSKSDVYSFGVVLLELLTGRKPVDHTLPRGQQSLVTWATPKLSEDKVRQCIDERLQGDYPPKAVAKMAAVAALCVQYEADFRPNMSIVVKALQPLLNTRAGPTGEAGLT; via the exons ATGAGTTGTTTTGGCTGTTGCGGAGATGATGAGATCAATAGAAATGCCGATGGTGGAGGCCCATACCCAGTAAAAACCGCAGCTG GCCATGCTGGGAATTATCACCCTACTGAAGCCACATCTAAGGATCAAGCTGTGAAAATACAGCCTATTGCAGTTCCGTCAATTCCCGTGGATGAACTCAAGGAAGTTACAAGTAACTTTAGCACAGATTCCTTAATAGGGGAAGGCTCATATGGAAGAGTTTATTACGGAATTCTTACTAATGGTCGAGCTGCAGCCATAAAGAAGTTGGATGCAAGCAAACAACCAGATGATGAATTCTTAGCTCAG GTATCCATGGTATCAAGGCTTAAACACGAAAATTTTGTGGAACTACTTGGTTATTCTGTTGATGGAAACCAACGTGTTCTGGCATATGAATTTGCATCTAATGGATCTCTTCATGACATCCTTCATG GAAGAAAAGGTGTTAAAGGAGCACAGCCTGGTCCTCTTCTTTCTTGGGCTCAACGCGTTAAAATTGCTGTGGGTTCTGCTAAGGGCCTTGAATATCTTCATGAGAAAGCACACCCTCATATTGTCCACCGTGATATAAAGTCCAGCAATGTACTAATTTTTGATGAAGATGTAGCTAAGATTGCTGACTTTGATCTGTCAAATCAAGCTCCCGATATGGCAGCACGTCTTCACTCTACTCGTGTCCTCGGGACATTTGGATATCATGCTCCAGA ATATGCGATGACTGGACAGCTGAACTCAAAGAGTGATGTTTACAGCTTTGGCGTCGTCCTTCTGGAGCTCCTTACTGGCCGCAAACCCGTTGATCATACATTACCCCGTGGGCAGCAAAGCTTAGTAACATGG GCTACACCAAAACTGAGTGAAGATAAAGTCCGGCAATGCATTGATGAGAGACTACAAGGAGACTATCCTCCCAAGGCTGTTGCTAAG ATGGCTGCTGTTGCTGCTTTGTGCGTACAATATGAAGCTGATTTTCGGCCAAATATGAGCATCGTGGTGAAAGCGCTCCAGCCTCTGTTAAATACTCGTGCTGGACCTACTGGTGAAGCTGGACTCACATAA
- the LOC125214469 gene encoding pectinesterase-like: MGAAKIAVPIVSLLLVVGVVIGVIVVIKSNGGEAEEAKNLKTPSMKMVNSICGPTDFKEACTATLESVAKNASSTPSDYIRAVVEAALKEVNNALLATNKVNVDKSKDEYDHVAVEDCKHLLDYAVDMLQGSIAAVKAADLAGLREQQHELLSWMTAVYAFQTTCTDQIKSPEYKSAVESGMLNATQLTHNAVNIVAELTEMLKLFDVKLPTSKQATLSQRRLLALDDGFPYWFGAGDRRLLAKQAAGQLVPDVVVAKDGSGKFKTIKDAINSYPPKFNGRFVIYVKAGVYDEQVIVDKKKPNIFIYGDGIAKTIVTGRRNYAKMNIGTMHTATFANEAPGFIARGMTFRNEAGPEGHQAVAFRSQGDKTAMFDCSFEASQDTLYYQNLKQFYRNCRIYGTVDFIFGKGDCVIQDSQIIVRKPLPNQFNTVTADGREIQRGSNGLVLHHCSIVPDDYLWPVRFEIPTFLGRPWKPEALTVVMQSTLGDFIRPEGWKIWDGSTNHKTCLMYEYGNSGPGAKTNGRNKDFSGFKVISAAEAAKFAPGQFLHANEWLPQTGVPVQMGLY, encoded by the exons atgggtgcGGCCAAGATTGCGGTTCCTATAGTGTCACTTCTACTAGTGGTAGGAGTAGTGATCGGTGTAATTGTAGTGATAAAAAGCAACGGTGGCGAAGCCGAAGAGGCGAAGAATCTGAAGACGCCGTCGATGAAAATGGTCAACTCCATTTGTGGGCCGACGGATTTCAAGGAAGCATGCACTGCTACCTTGGAATCCGTCGCTAAAAACGCCTCCTCCACCCCCAGCGATTATATTCGCGCGGTGGTGGAGGCGGCCCTCAAGGAGGTCAACAATGCATTGTTGGCCACCAACAAGGTCAACGTTGACAAGTCCAAGGACGAGTACGACCACGTCGCAGTGGAGGACTGCAAGCATCTCCTCGACTACGCCGTGGACATGCTGCAGGGCTCCATCGCGGCGGTGAAGGCTGCCGACCTGGCCGGTCTCCGGGAGCAGCAGCACGAGCTGCTGAGCTGGATGACGGCCGTCTACGCCTTCCAGACGACCTGCACCGACCAGATCAAGAGCCCCGAGTACAAGTCTGCCGTGGAGAGCGGGATGCTCAACGCCACCCAGCTCACCCACAACGCGGTCAACATCGTTGCGGAGCTCACCGAGATGCTGAAGCTCTTCGACGTGAAGCTCCCCACGAGCAAGCAGGCGACGCTGTCCCAGCGCCGCCTGCTTGCTTTGGACGACGGGTTTCCGTACTGGTTCGGTGCCGGTGATAGGAGGCTATTGGCCAAGCAAGCGGCTGGGCAGCTGGTGCCGGATGTCGTCGTGGCCAAGGACGGAAGCGGGAAGTTTAAGACCATCAAAGATGCGATAAACTCTTACCCGCCCAAATTCAACGGGAGATTCGTGATCTACGTTAAGGCCGGTGTCTACGACGAGCAAGTCATCGTTGATAAGAAGAAGCCTAACATCTTCATCTATGGAGATGGCATTGCCAAAACAATCGTCACCGGAAGAAGGAACTACGCCAAAATGAACATCGGTACCATGCACACCGCCACCTTTG CAAACGAAGCTCCCGGATTCATTGCGCGGGGGATGACCTTCCGCAACGAAGCCGGTCCCGAGGGCCATCAGGCGGTGGCCTTCCGGTCCCAGGGCGACAAGACGGCGATGTTCGACTGCAGCTTCGAGGCCTCTCAAGACACACTCTACTACCAAAATCTGAAGCAGTTCTACCGCAACTGCCGCATCTACGGCACGGTCGACTTCATCTTTGGCAAGGGCGACTGCGTGATCCAAGACAGCCAGATCATCGTGCGAAAGCCCCTGCCAAACCAGTTCAACACCGTGACCGCAGACGGCAGGGAGATCCAGCGCGGTAGCAACGGCCTCGTCCTGCACCACTGCTCCATCGTCCCCGACGACTACCTGTGGCCGGTGAGGTTCGAGATCCCGACGTTCCTAGGGCGGCCGTGGAAGCCGGAGGCGCTGACGGTGGTGATGCAGAGCACCCTGGGGGACTTTATCAGGCCCGAGGGGTGGAAGATTTGGGATGGATCCACCAATCACAAGACATGCCTTATGTATGAGTATGGAAACAGCGGTCCCGGGGCGAAGACGAATGGCAGGAACAAGGATTTCTCGGGTTTCAAGGTGATCAGCGCGGCTGAGGCGGCGAAGTTCGCACCCGGACAGTTCCTTCATGCCAATGAGTGGCTGCCGCAGACCGGTGTGCCTGTGCAAATGGGGCTGTATTGA